DNA sequence from the Leptospiraceae bacterium genome:
CCAGGCTATGAGATACCTATTCGCAGTTGAACTGTTTTTTTTGAGTTTTATTATCAGTTTATCCTCCTGTGCTTTTTTACAGAAAGAGCCCGGAAGGCCTCCCAAAATAGAAAACCGACCGATTCCGGATGAAATGAGAACCCTTTATGTTCAAAACATACGTAATAACTCGTATGCAGGAGCAGTTCATGTAATGCTCGGTCGTTATTTAAAAGAAGAGGTGGATAGAAGAGGCCGTTTTATACAAACCCGGAGCAAGGAAAGGGCTCGCTTTCGCTTATATGGAGAAGTCGTACATTACCAGGAAATTGGAAATCTTATGGATTCGGCCAATCGGAATATAAGTGCAGAACTCACGGTAATTGTTAAAGTAGAACTTCAGGAAGCAGGTGGAGAAAAAATCATTCTTCCGAGAAATGAAATACCGGCCAGAGCTTATTATTCCAATCAGATAGGCTATAAAGAATCAGAAGAACAGGCTCAGTCAAGGATGCTGAAAAACCTTGCGATTCGAATTATATCCGAAGTGGAAGAGGGTTGGTATAATGAGATGCTTCGGAAACACGAGCAAGAAAAGAAAATAAATATGCCTCCATCTAAAGAATAATTCTTTACCCCGAAGTTTTAAATCGATTTATTATAAAAATGGGCAATCGAATGGATAAACCGTATCGAAAATGTGTGGGAATTGTTGTCTTTAATTCAGAAGGAAAGGTTCTTGTGGGAGAACGGATCGGGATGGAAAATAACTGGCAATTTCCCCAGGGTGGAATCGATAAAGAAGAAATCCCGATAGAGGCTGCAAAGCGGGAGCTTTTTGAGGAAGTGGGAATTCAGGATGGAGAAATGGTTTATGAACATGAAGAGTGGTTGTCTTATGATTTTCCATCTTATATCTCAGGAAAGAAATTTAAAAAATTTAGAGGCCAGACCCAGAAATGGTTTCTGGTTTACTGGAATCGACCTGTAGAAGATTGTATTCTGGATGGACATGAACCTGAATTTTCAGCTTTACAATTCATTCCTTTGCAAAACTCACTTGAGACTGTGGTTGAGTTTAAAAGAGAAGTATACGAAAAATTAATAGAGGCTTTTGAACCGAAAATTCATTCGTTCCTGGAAATGAAAAAAAAGTTATGATACAGAGAGAAATTTACACACCTCCTTCCGGCCTGCCTCAGGTCAATCCCTTAGCTCCTGAAATGTTCCAGGCCCTCGGCGAAGAAAAAATTCGAGAACTGGTTCGAGTCTTTTATATGCATATCGCAAAATCTTCTATTCGAAATATGTTTCCGGAAGACTTACTGGAAAGTGAAACCAAAGCTGCTGATTTTATGGTACAGATTATGGGAGGGCCTTCGTATTATATGCAAAAGAATGGACCCGCTCGAATGAGGATGAGGCATTTTCCTTTTGAAATTGATGAAAAAGCAAGAAGAGCCTGGCTTGCCTGTTATAAAAATGCCTTATCTGAGATTGAAATCGGAGAAGAAGAAAAGAAAAAAATTTGGGATTTTCTCGTAAGTTTTTCTTCCTGGATGGTTAATAAGAAATAGATGAAAGGAGAGAAAGGTATATGGCAGAAATTATTTGTATAGCCAGTCAGAAAGGAGGAGTGGGAAAAACAACCACCTCTGTTCATGTCTCTGCGGGACTTGCTCTTTCGGGCTTTAGAACTCTTTTAATAGACCTGGATCCCCAGAGGAATACAACCAGCATTTTCTTTGATTCTATCGAAGAGGAATACCATGGGGTCTATGCAATTTTTCGAGATGGCCTTGAATTGAAACCTGAATTTTTTATCCAGACGCGGTTTGAGAATCTGAGTATCCTTCCTTCCAGTATCGAGCTATCTGAAGCCAACTCCTATATCGCAAAAAAAAGTCGTGGAATGTTTCTACTAAAAGATGCTTTATCTCCTTTCAAAAATCATTTTGATTTTATTGTTATTGATTGTCCACCCAATGTTTCTCATCTGACTTTAAATGCTTTAAATTGTGGAACAGGTCTTTTAATTCCCGTACAGGCTTCGCGATTTGTGATAGATGGAATTGTAGATCTCTTAAAAATTCATGCAAATGTATCGGAACGTTATAATCCTTCATTGAAAATCATTGGTGCTTTATTAAATAATTATAATTCAAGAACTGCTTTGTCTAAAGCGATTATTCCCCTGGTTCAAAAATATATCCCGGTATTAAAAACGAAAATTACCCATTCGGTTGTAGTAGAAGAAGCTGCTCTCTTACATCAGACTCTGTACGAATACGATAAAAAACACAAACTCACCCAGGCCTTCCGCAAAGTAATTAAGGAAATTCTAAAATTTTATGAGGTTTAAATAGTAATATTATATGAAGTTAGAAGATTATATTGAAGCTGAAGAAAGTAAACATTCCTATACGAGAATACTCCTCTGGATTCTGGCAATTATATTTCTTTTCTTTGTCTGGTTTTTGTTTACCGGAAGTAAATATAAACATGCCATTTACATGGATAGTGAAAAACTAAATCCGGATAGGGTGAGTGATATGAAACGGGAAGAATTTTATACATTTAAATATGGAGAAGATTTTTTCGTGTATTATAAAAAGGGTTGGTCTACTCCTCAGAAAATAAATATTAAGCTTTTCTTATCCGGCAAAGAAAAAAAACTCATACTCGATGAAACAAGAAGATTCAAACAGGATGCAAAAAAAATGCAGCTTTTTTTTGATGAACACTATTTTGAAAGTCCCGGTGAGTATTTAATCGAATTTCGAAATGAAGATAATGAAATCCTATCCACTCAAAAGTTTAAACTTGAATAAGAACGAAAAATAAGATAGGTAAGAAGAGATAAAATCCAGAAAAAGAAAAACAAGAGCCCTTATTATCATTGACAACCGTCCTATTCGTAAGAAAGCAATACGGGATGCAAAATGGGCTAAAAAACAATTAGAAAAAAGAAGCCAAATCATTGAAGGTTTTACCTTTAAAGATAAACCCGCTTTCAGCCTCTGGTATAATTCCACTTTCGGTAAAGAACTCAGTAGCATTCGTGGTCTTCAGGAAAACATCACAAACCTTTGGAAAATTATACACAGGACGGAGCAATTCTCTGTTCAAAAAAAAATTAGCCTGGAAAAAGCTTATCAATACATTCAGGAAAAATCGGGCGAAGAATTTCAGTTTGAAGAAGAAGTAGAGGAAGAAATAGAAGAAGGAGAAACGGGTATTTTTCCTGAGAAAGGTTTAAATGACTCTGCATTAGAAGAGCATTATTTTAGTATGCTCTCTGAAATTTTTGGTTCTGTATTTATTGATCCGAAGTCTGAAATGTACCGTTCTTCCTTTGAAAAATTCAAGAAAGATTATTACGCTTTTTATGATTATAAACCACAGACTGATGAAGACCTTCTCAGGCAAAAAAATGCAAGAGATGTGTACAGACAATTAGCTCGAAAGTTGCATCCCGATTATAATCCACATTTAACAGAAACTCAGAAAGATCTCTGGCACTCTGTGCAGGAGGCCTATAAAGATCAGGACCTGGAAAGATTGGAAACTTTATTAGCCATGAGTGATGTGGAAGATGAAGGGGACTTTGAAAAAATTCAATCTATATCGAGAATATATAACCTTACCGAACAATATAAAAAAGATCTAAAAGCCATTCAGTTGAAGATAAAAGAGATCAAGACAGACATTGCTTATGGTTTTTCTGCTTTAAAAAGTAAAGCCGGTTTAAAAAAGTTTATCCAAAAGGAACTTCATAATCATCTGCAAAAAAAAACAGAGGAATTGGATCGATATAAAAGAATCGTTGATGAATGGAATAGTGCATTATTAAATAAGAATATTCTGTAAATTTAATAATTCCCATTTCCCCATGCTAAAGCATGGCGCTAAGAAAAGCTTGCCGATCCCTGAGTAACGAAGTGTACCGAAGGGCAGCAAGCCGGAAAGCCTTTCTTATCGGGCAAATGAAAGAATATTTAGCCTACTATTTTTTTTATATTCTCTTTTATAGGTTCGTCGAGTCTTGGACCTACTACTTGCACGACCTTAGATGCCAGGTAATTTCCGAGTCTACAACATTTTTCAAGGTTTAAGTGGTGGGTTAAGCCATATAAGGCACCGGCAGCAAAACAGTCCCCGGCTCCTACTGTATCAATGGCTTTTACAGGAAAACCCTCTACTTTTTTTATTTCTCCTTCATGGAAATAATAAGCTCCTTCTTTTCCGTGTGTCATAAATACGGTAGAACATAATTCTCCTAAGAACCGAACCGCATCTTCCGGGTTTTCTTTCTCGCTCATCGCTTTCGCTTCTTCAAAGTTACAAAAAACTATATCAAAATATTCTTTTGTAAGTTTTAGAAATTCATCCCTGGAACGGCTGACGCAAAATGGATCACTATATGTATAAGCAATTTTCTTTTTAAACTGTTTTGCATATTCCATAGTTCTAATAGATGCTTCTTTGGTTCCATCTCCGTCCCAGAGGTATCCTTCTATATAGGCTATTTGGGAGAATTTGATCTTCTCCGGATCTATATCAATTCCACTCAGACCTGTTGAAATTCCGAGGTGGGTAAGCATGGTTCTTTCGGCATCCGGTGTGATTAAAACTACACAGGTTCCTGTATCTCCCGTCTTAGCGGGTTCCACTTCAAAATGTATGCCGGTACGTATCATATCATCTTTGTAAAAAATTCCATTTATATCAGCAGAAACTTTTCCGGTATAAATCCCGGTACCACCACAATGAGCCAGTGCTACCATGGTGTTGGCTGCACTTCCCCCGGAACGAAGTTCTTTCTTTTTCGTTTCCAGATTGTTTAAAAGTCGCTTCTGGGATTTAGCATCCACAAGGGTCATCACCCCTTTTGTAATTTTATTAGCTTCTAAAAAAGCTTCATCTACGGATACAACCGTATCTACAAGGGCATTACCAAGCCCGAACACATCATAGTTTTCCATAATAGCAATTTTTTTTAAATATCTTTTAGCGGCAAGGGGAAAAATAGCCTGCCTATTTCCCTTTTGAAGTTTACAGGAAAAAACAGGCTATTTGTATTATGGTTTAGAACCTGTACTGCATTCCTAAGGTATATTTTGTATCACTTTTAAAATTTCCGTATGGAATAATTTCGTTTGTGAAGAAAAAAGATGTGGAGGGTTTTTCTATAGCAGGGTCCGGTGAAGCCGGAGCCGTATTTGCTGTGCCGTATTGAAAGTTTTTATCGAATGCATTCCAATCTGTCCAGAAGACATCACCTACGTTTATAAAATGAACCAGTAATACCCCTAAAGCGGCTAACTGAACCTGCTTCATAGAATTATTTGCCTGTGCATCCAGATTATTAGTAGCTTGTACATTACTCATGAATAGAGTAAAAAAAGCACTTGTGGGTAAGCGACTGGCTGTCATATTATTAGCAGAGAGCAAAGTAAAGT
Encoded proteins:
- a CDS encoding ParA family protein, whose protein sequence is MAEIICIASQKGGVGKTTTSVHVSAGLALSGFRTLLIDLDPQRNTTSIFFDSIEEEYHGVYAIFRDGLELKPEFFIQTRFENLSILPSSIELSEANSYIAKKSRGMFLLKDALSPFKNHFDFIVIDCPPNVSHLTLNALNCGTGLLIPVQASRFVIDGIVDLLKIHANVSERYNPSLKIIGALLNNYNSRTALSKAIIPLVQKYIPVLKTKITHSVVVEEAALLHQTLYEYDKKHKLTQAFRKVIKEILKFYEV
- a CDS encoding adenosine kinase, which codes for MENYDVFGLGNALVDTVVSVDEAFLEANKITKGVMTLVDAKSQKRLLNNLETKKKELRSGGSAANTMVALAHCGGTGIYTGKVSADINGIFYKDDMIRTGIHFEVEPAKTGDTGTCVVLITPDAERTMLTHLGISTGLSGIDIDPEKIKFSQIAYIEGYLWDGDGTKEASIRTMEYAKQFKKKIAYTYSDPFCVSRSRDEFLKLTKEYFDIVFCNFEEAKAMSEKENPEDAVRFLGELCSTVFMTHGKEGAYYFHEGEIKKVEGFPVKAIDTVGAGDCFAAGALYGLTHHLNLEKCCRLGNYLASKVVQVVGPRLDEPIKENIKKIVG
- a CDS encoding RNA pyrophosphohydrolase; its protein translation is MDKPYRKCVGIVVFNSEGKVLVGERIGMENNWQFPQGGIDKEEIPIEAAKRELFEEVGIQDGEMVYEHEEWLSYDFPSYISGKKFKKFRGQTQKWFLVYWNRPVEDCILDGHEPEFSALQFIPLQNSLETVVEFKREVYEKLIEAFEPKIHSFLEMKKKL
- a CDS encoding bacitracin resistance protein BacA; this translates as MIQREIYTPPSGLPQVNPLAPEMFQALGEEKIRELVRVFYMHIAKSSIRNMFPEDLLESETKAADFMVQIMGGPSYYMQKNGPARMRMRHFPFEIDEKARRAWLACYKNALSEIEIGEEEKKKIWDFLVSFSSWMVNKK